The sequence CGCTCATGATCTCCAGCGTCTCGATCCAGCCCTCGTAGTCGTCCACTGACATGAGCACTGCCCTGGGCTCGCCGTTTCGGGTGATGAGGTAGCGCTCAAAGCTCTCGTCCGAGTCGCGTATGAGCTCCAAGAGTCG is a genomic window of Pseudomonadota bacterium containing:
- a CDS encoding type II toxin-antitoxin system Phd/YefM family antitoxin, producing MKSITATDAKKRLLELIRDSDESFERYLITRNGEPRAVLMSVDDYEGWIETLEIMSDKGAMGEIRKARKEIDAGRGIPFEKVLEKIRG